A single region of the Alkalidesulfovibrio alkalitolerans DSM 16529 genome encodes:
- a CDS encoding chemotaxis protein CheA, which produces MKEDTSRQAYLEEAQDLLTELESALLELEGVPDDPEQIDRVFRAMHTIKGSGAMFGFDDVANFTHDVETVFDLVRNGQISVTRELLSLTLSCRDCIQDILFGPGRGHDTNPERSAGLLARMRCFIPVAEKRAEPTPGVVSAGSDEFGGVPSRAFRIRFTPHKDIFLSGTNPFGLIEELVELGHAKVHLDLESVPLLAELQAESCHVSWDVILATDADERAIRDVFIFVEDDCQITITPITLDDVPDGYKKLGEILVERGDVDEEALAKVLAGQKKLGELLAEHGIASRAKVESALVEQKEVRELRANRAKATETQTASIRVAAEKLDHLVNLVGELVTVQARLSQVVAGREDPVLTSLTEDLERLSDELRDATLGIRMLPIGSTFSRFRRLVRDLSAELGKEIELVTEGAETELDKTVIERLGDPMVHLLRNSIDHGIEMPEQRLAANKARQGVIRLVAEHSGGEVILRVEDDGRGLDPVKIKAKAVQRGLVSPDAELSDKECFALIFEPGFSTAEAVTSVSGRGVGMDVVKRAMEELRATVDVESALGKGTVITVKLPLTLAIIDGLQVRVGREFYILPLSVVEECVELRRDEAAESLGRKTVVLRGEIVPYVRLREWFLVEGRAPLIEQVVVTRMGDQRTGVVVDEVIGEHQTVIKSLGRVYRDVEGISGATIKGDGSLALILDVARLIRVVQGRAA; this is translated from the coding sequence ATGAAAGAGGACACGAGTCGCCAGGCGTATCTGGAAGAGGCGCAGGATCTTCTCACCGAGTTGGAATCTGCCCTGCTGGAACTCGAAGGCGTGCCCGACGATCCTGAACAGATCGACCGCGTCTTTCGGGCCATGCACACCATCAAGGGCTCCGGAGCCATGTTCGGCTTCGACGACGTGGCCAATTTTACCCACGACGTGGAAACGGTCTTCGACCTCGTGCGCAACGGCCAGATCTCCGTGACCAGGGAACTGCTTTCTCTGACGCTTTCCTGCCGCGACTGCATCCAGGACATACTCTTCGGCCCGGGACGTGGCCACGACACAAACCCCGAGCGTAGCGCCGGGCTGCTGGCCCGCATGCGTTGCTTCATCCCGGTTGCCGAGAAGAGGGCGGAGCCGACTCCCGGCGTCGTTTCGGCGGGTAGCGACGAGTTCGGTGGCGTTCCCTCGCGTGCGTTTCGCATCCGTTTTACACCGCACAAGGATATTTTTCTCTCGGGAACAAATCCTTTCGGGCTCATCGAGGAACTGGTCGAACTCGGACACGCCAAGGTGCATCTGGACCTCGAATCCGTTCCGTTGTTGGCCGAGCTTCAGGCCGAGTCCTGCCATGTCTCCTGGGACGTGATATTGGCTACCGACGCCGACGAGCGGGCCATCCGCGACGTCTTCATCTTTGTCGAGGACGACTGCCAGATAACGATAACGCCCATAACCCTCGACGACGTGCCCGACGGCTACAAGAAGCTCGGCGAAATCCTTGTCGAGCGCGGCGACGTGGACGAGGAGGCGTTGGCCAAGGTGCTCGCGGGGCAGAAGAAGCTTGGCGAACTTTTGGCCGAGCACGGCATCGCCAGCCGTGCCAAGGTCGAATCCGCCCTCGTCGAGCAAAAGGAAGTCCGCGAACTTCGCGCCAATCGCGCCAAGGCAACGGAGACCCAGACCGCGAGCATCCGCGTCGCGGCCGAGAAACTCGACCATCTCGTGAACCTGGTGGGCGAATTGGTCACTGTGCAGGCGCGGCTTTCGCAGGTGGTGGCCGGGCGCGAGGACCCGGTCCTGACCTCCCTGACCGAGGATTTGGAACGACTTTCCGACGAACTGCGCGATGCCACCCTGGGCATTCGGATGCTCCCCATCGGCAGTACGTTCAGCCGGTTCCGTCGTCTCGTGCGCGACCTCTCGGCCGAACTCGGCAAGGAGATCGAACTCGTCACCGAGGGCGCGGAAACCGAACTCGACAAGACGGTCATCGAGCGGCTGGGCGATCCAATGGTCCACCTGCTGCGCAACAGCATAGATCACGGCATCGAGATGCCCGAGCAACGACTGGCCGCGAACAAGGCCCGGCAGGGCGTCATCCGGCTTGTGGCCGAGCACTCCGGCGGCGAGGTCATCCTCAGGGTCGAGGACGACGGACGGGGGCTCGATCCCGTGAAAATCAAGGCCAAGGCCGTGCAGCGCGGACTCGTGTCTCCCGACGCGGAGCTTTCCGACAAGGAATGTTTCGCCCTGATCTTCGAGCCGGGCTTCTCAACGGCGGAGGCCGTGACCAGCGTCTCGGGCCGGGGCGTGGGCATGGACGTGGTCAAGCGCGCCATGGAGGAACTCAGGGCCACGGTGGATGTCGAAAGCGCGCTCGGCAAGGGCACGGTCATCACCGTCAAGCTGCCCCTCACGTTGGCCATCATCGACGGGCTCCAGGTGCGCGTTGGCCGCGAATTCTACATCCTGCCGCTGTCCGTGGTCGAGGAGTGCGTCGAACTCAGGCGCGACGAGGCCGCCGAGAGCCTGGGCCGCAAAACCGTGGTCTTGCGCGGCGAGATCGTCCCCTACGTGCGGCTGCGCGAATGGTTCCTGGTGGAAGGCCGCGCGCCGCTCATCGAGCAGGTGGTGGTCACGCGCATGGGTGACCAGCGCACTGGCGTGGTCGTGGACGAGGTCATCGGCGAGCACCAGACCGTGATCAAGTCCCTTGGCCGCGTGTACCGCGACGTGGAAGGCATTTCCGGCGCGACCATCAAGGGTGACGGCAGCCTGGCGCTGATTCTGGACGTCGCGCGTTTGATCCGCGTCGTGCAGGGCAGGGCCGCCTGA
- a CDS encoding CheR family methyltransferase encodes MCARDFARFGEFIHTECGIKMPPGKKTMLEARLQKRLRALDLDDYGSYCEYLFSPAGMETELVHLLDVVTTNTTDFFREPRHFDLLLNTLLPRWRTRHGGSRAFRIWSAGCSSGEEPYTMAMVLSDFASRAQGFTFSILATDISTRVLEHARRAIYSMDKIKPVSESYRKRFLLRSKDRSRELVRIAPEVRRLVAFQRLNFMEPISLETPMDMIFCRNVMIYFERATQEELLRKFCANLRRGGHLFIGHSESLTGLTLPLKQIAPTVYERE; translated from the coding sequence ATGTGCGCGCGGGATTTCGCTCGCTTTGGCGAATTCATCCACACCGAATGCGGCATCAAGATGCCGCCGGGCAAGAAGACCATGCTTGAGGCGCGGCTGCAAAAACGCCTTCGCGCCTTGGACCTGGACGATTACGGCAGCTATTGCGAATATCTCTTCAGCCCGGCGGGCATGGAGACTGAACTCGTCCATCTCCTCGACGTGGTGACCACCAACACCACGGATTTTTTCCGCGAACCCCGTCATTTCGACCTGTTGTTGAACACGCTCCTGCCGCGCTGGCGCACCCGGCATGGCGGCTCGCGCGCCTTCCGCATCTGGAGCGCGGGCTGTTCCTCCGGCGAGGAGCCCTACACCATGGCCATGGTCCTCTCGGATTTCGCCTCCCGCGCACAGGGCTTCACCTTCTCCATCCTGGCCACGGACATCTCCACGCGGGTGCTCGAACACGCGCGCCGGGCCATCTACAGCATGGACAAGATCAAGCCCGTCTCCGAGTCCTACCGCAAACGGTTTCTCCTGCGCAGCAAGGACCGCAGCCGCGAGTTGGTGCGCATCGCGCCCGAAGTGCGCAGGCTGGTCGCCTTTCAGCGCTTGAATTTCATGGAGCCCATCAGCCTGGAAACTCCAATGGACATGATCTTCTGCCGCAATGTGATGATCTACTTCGAGCGTGCGACGCAGGAGGAACTGCTGCGGAAATTCTGCGCCAATCTGCGGCGTGGCGGGCATCTGTTCATCGGCCACTCCGAGAGTCTGACCGGCCTGACTCTTCCCTTGAAACAGATCGCGCCCACGGTTTATGAAAGGGAATAG
- a CDS encoding protein-glutamate methylesterase/protein-glutamine glutaminase — MVKDGKIRVLVVDDSALVRQTIADILSTDPDIEVMATAADPFIAAERIEREVPDVMTLDIEMPRMDGLTFLRKIMSQHPIPVIICSTLAEKGADSWLKAMEYGAVDIIAKPKVGTRQFFEESRIRFCDAVKAAARAKLKKISQLSLQVEKALTADAVLARAKPVLTETTDKVVAVGASTGGTEALRTFLEALPENSPGLVIVQHMPEKFTAAFAARLDTTCRVTVREARDGDTVLRGQALIAPGNRHMLLKRSGARYYVEVKDGPLVRRHRPSVDVLFRSTARYAGQNGVGVIMTGMGDDGASGLLEMKEAGAYTIAQDEESCVVWGMPGEAVKLGAARKILPLSRIAAEVVRVCAG, encoded by the coding sequence ATGGTCAAAGACGGAAAGATACGCGTCCTGGTGGTGGACGACTCGGCCCTGGTCAGGCAGACCATCGCCGATATACTGTCCACGGATCCCGACATCGAGGTCATGGCCACTGCCGCCGACCCTTTCATCGCGGCCGAGCGCATCGAGCGCGAAGTTCCCGACGTCATGACCCTGGATATCGAGATGCCGCGCATGGACGGGCTGACCTTCCTGCGCAAGATTATGTCGCAGCATCCCATTCCGGTGATCATCTGCTCGACCCTGGCAGAGAAGGGTGCTGATTCCTGGCTCAAGGCCATGGAATACGGAGCCGTGGACATCATCGCCAAGCCGAAGGTCGGCACGCGGCAGTTTTTCGAGGAGTCGCGAATCCGTTTTTGTGATGCGGTCAAGGCTGCGGCCCGTGCCAAGCTCAAGAAGATTTCGCAGCTCTCCTTGCAGGTGGAGAAGGCGCTCACCGCAGACGCCGTCCTGGCCCGCGCCAAGCCCGTGCTCACCGAAACTACTGACAAGGTCGTGGCCGTGGGGGCGTCGACCGGGGGCACCGAGGCCTTACGTACATTCCTGGAAGCTCTGCCTGAGAACAGCCCAGGGCTGGTCATCGTTCAGCACATGCCCGAGAAGTTCACGGCCGCTTTCGCTGCGCGCTTGGACACCACCTGTCGTGTGACCGTGCGCGAGGCGCGCGACGGGGATACTGTGCTGCGCGGGCAGGCGCTGATCGCGCCGGGCAATCGCCACATGCTGCTCAAGCGCAGCGGCGCGCGCTACTACGTGGAGGTCAAGGACGGACCGCTGGTGCGGCGCCACCGCCCGTCCGTGGACGTGCTTTTCCGTTCCACCGCGCGCTATGCCGGGCAAAACGGCGTGGGCGTGATCATGACCGGCATGGGCGACGACGGGGCGAGCGGCCTGTTGGAGATGAAGGAGGCCGGGGCGTACACCATCGCCCAGGACGAGGAAAGCTGCGTGGTCTGGGGCATGCCCGGCGAGGCCGTAAAGCTCGGCGCGGCTCGAAAGATCCTGCCGCTCTCGCGCATCGCGGCCGAGGTCGTCAGGGTCTGCGCCGGATAG
- a CDS encoding DUF190 domain-containing protein, whose protein sequence is MRLPSKAKRLRIYSGEMDRLGTRALSDAIVEEAARRGLAGVTVLRGMSGYGANSRVKSDKILVLSQDLPIIVEIVDAAEKIDAFLPWLDESVKEGLVTLDDVEVIAYRHSKGEKG, encoded by the coding sequence ATGCGCCTTCCCTCGAAAGCAAAACGGCTGCGCATCTACTCCGGTGAAATGGATCGACTAGGCACGCGTGCGCTCTCCGACGCCATCGTGGAGGAGGCGGCCCGCCGCGGCCTGGCCGGAGTCACTGTGCTGCGCGGCATGTCGGGCTACGGGGCCAACAGCCGCGTGAAGTCGGACAAGATCCTCGTGCTTTCGCAGGATCTGCCGATCATCGTCGAGATCGTGGACGCGGCGGAGAAGATCGACGCCTTCCTTCCCTGGCTCGACGAATCGGTCAAGGAAGGGCTCGTGACGCTGGACGACGTGGAGGTCATCGCCTATCGCCACTCCAAGGGCGAAAAAGGCTGA
- the crcB gene encoding fluoride efflux transporter CrcB: MQKLALIALAGSLGALSRYGLASLVHRLAGTGFPLGTFVVNVTGCLAFGLCVGLFEGRVSISPETRFAVLTGFLGSYTTFSTYAFESAALMRDGQWLTASVNIGGQIVLGLVAVVIGLNIARAL, from the coding sequence TTGCAAAAGCTCGCCCTCATCGCATTGGCCGGTTCGCTCGGCGCGCTCTCGCGCTACGGTTTGGCCTCTCTCGTGCATCGTCTGGCCGGAACGGGATTCCCCCTTGGAACCTTCGTGGTCAACGTCACGGGATGTCTGGCTTTCGGACTGTGCGTCGGACTCTTCGAGGGACGGGTTTCCATCTCGCCGGAGACGCGCTTCGCCGTGCTGACCGGATTTCTGGGCTCCTACACCACCTTCTCCACCTACGCCTTCGAGAGCGCGGCCCTCATGCGCGACGGCCAGTGGCTCACGGCAAGCGTGAACATCGGCGGCCAGATAGTGCTCGGCCTCGTGGCCGTGGTCATCGGACTCAACATCGCACGGGCGCTTTGA
- a CDS encoding class IV adenylate cyclase encodes MSESLSNMRQEIEVKFKNVDLADLRKIVHARGGKFLGCRFERNIVFDDAARTLRARGVLLRLRDDGRFILTVKAPPDVPPPPGFKIRTEYESEVSDFAALRSGLRALGYEEALRYEKVREEWLLGDCHVCLDHLSFGDFCEIEGQPEAIRACAAELGLDWKDSSTANYHRLYTEWREGRGLLPEDSFVFAGEARQAARELCPAIFSPLDPLP; translated from the coding sequence ATGAGCGAATCCCTATCAAACATGAGGCAGGAGATCGAGGTCAAGTTCAAAAACGTCGACCTCGCCGATCTGCGCAAAATCGTTCATGCCCGGGGGGGGAAATTCCTGGGCTGCAGATTCGAGCGTAACATCGTCTTCGACGACGCCGCCCGCACTCTGCGCGCGCGCGGCGTGCTCCTGCGGCTGCGTGACGACGGCCGCTTCATCCTGACCGTCAAGGCGCCGCCCGACGTTCCGCCGCCGCCTGGATTTAAAATTCGCACGGAGTATGAGAGCGAGGTCTCCGATTTCGCGGCCCTGCGTTCTGGCCTTCGCGCCTTGGGCTACGAGGAGGCCTTGCGTTACGAGAAGGTGCGCGAGGAATGGCTGCTTGGGGATTGCCACGTCTGCCTCGACCATCTGAGCTTTGGTGATTTCTGCGAGATAGAGGGGCAGCCGGAGGCCATTCGCGCCTGCGCGGCAGAACTTGGGCTCGACTGGAAGGATTCGAGCACCGCCAACTATCACCGCTTGTATACCGAATGGCGCGAGGGACGAGGTCTTTTGCCCGAGGATTCCTTCGTCTTTGCGGGCGAGGCCAGACAAGCCGCGCGGGAACTTTGTCCGGCTATTTTCTCTCCCCTTGACCCTTTACCCTGA
- the clpS gene encoding ATP-dependent Clp protease adapter ClpS: MSDKMPLERRDADTLLDDEIREPRRYKVLLHNDHYTTMEFVVRVLVEVFHKNEAQATRIMLSVHNQGKGVCGIYTAEVAETKVNMVHNLAKQAGYPLRSSMEEV, encoded by the coding sequence ATGTCAGACAAAATGCCCCTGGAACGGCGCGACGCCGACACGCTCCTGGACGACGAGATCCGGGAGCCCAGGAGATACAAGGTATTGCTGCACAACGACCACTACACGACCATGGAATTCGTGGTGCGCGTTCTGGTCGAGGTCTTTCACAAGAACGAGGCCCAGGCGACGCGCATCATGCTCAGCGTCCACAACCAGGGCAAAGGCGTGTGCGGCATCTATACAGCCGAGGTTGCCGAAACCAAGGTCAACATGGTGCACAACCTGGCCAAACAGGCCGGATATCCGCTGCGCAGCAGCATGGAAGAGGTTTAG
- the clpA gene encoding ATP-dependent Clp protease ATP-binding subunit ClpA: protein MLSKRLESVLTSAVREVKRRNHEFLTLEHLLYAMVQDESGQEILTACGADSDKLKLQLERFFIDHMEILPESHPTEVVQTLGVQRVLQRSIMHMQSAGKSKVEVGDVMAALFDEDDSYAVYFLKAQGVTRLDVLEYISHGVEEAGEGLTDLNEEIRQGKAKPAAENDKDAKFLEQFTVCLTDKAKKGEIDPLIGRDPEMKRTIQVLARRRKNNPIYVGDAGVGKTAMAEGLALKIASGDVPESFRDVEIFALDMGSLLAGTKYRGDFEQRLKGVVSAIKKRENAILFVDEIHTIIGAGATSGGTLDASNILKPMLASGEIRCIGSTTYEEYKNVFEKDRALSRRFQKIEVAEPTVEQAVEILKGLKPYYEDHHGVRYTHGALKAAAELSARYINDRFLPDKAIDVIDESGALCKLERTSCKNKVISVKDVEEVIARMARIPQRRVSHGDRGKLKDLEAELKKLVYGQDKAVEIISRSIKRSRAGLGNESRPLGSFLLMGPTGVGKTELAKQLAAVLGVSFLRYDMSEYMEKHAVARLIGSPPGYVGFDQGGLLVDDVRKNPYSVLLLDEIEKAHPDVFNILLQVMDYATLTDNNGRKADFRHVVILMTSNAGAREMSKASMGFGQGREADVEKGMKEVERLFSPEFRNRLDAVVQFGPLSQEIMEMIVDKFMAEVAAQMKARKIGLELTPKARAWLAQKGFDPAFGARPLSRVVQSEIKDPLADEILFGSLKAGGTAVIDLGEDEKGGEKLVIRAEGHGPKALAGGAAKALPQ, encoded by the coding sequence ATGCTCAGCAAGCGACTGGAGAGCGTCCTGACCAGCGCGGTACGGGAAGTCAAACGCCGCAACCACGAATTTCTGACTCTGGAGCACCTGCTTTACGCCATGGTGCAGGACGAGTCCGGGCAGGAGATACTGACCGCCTGTGGGGCGGATTCCGACAAGCTCAAGCTTCAGCTCGAACGGTTCTTCATCGACCACATGGAGATCCTGCCTGAGTCGCATCCCACCGAGGTGGTGCAGACACTGGGCGTACAACGCGTGCTGCAACGCTCCATCATGCACATGCAGTCCGCAGGCAAGTCCAAGGTCGAGGTCGGCGACGTCATGGCCGCTCTGTTCGACGAGGACGATTCCTACGCGGTCTACTTCCTCAAGGCCCAGGGCGTGACGCGCCTGGACGTGTTGGAATACATATCCCACGGCGTCGAGGAGGCGGGTGAGGGGCTGACCGACCTGAACGAGGAGATCCGTCAGGGCAAGGCCAAGCCCGCCGCCGAGAACGACAAGGACGCCAAGTTTCTGGAGCAATTCACGGTTTGCCTGACCGACAAGGCCAAGAAGGGCGAGATCGACCCGCTCATCGGCCGTGATCCCGAGATGAAGCGCACCATCCAGGTGCTGGCCCGCCGCCGCAAGAACAACCCCATCTACGTGGGCGACGCGGGCGTGGGCAAGACGGCCATGGCCGAGGGGCTGGCCCTGAAGATCGCCTCTGGCGACGTGCCCGAATCTTTCCGCGACGTGGAGATATTCGCCCTGGACATGGGCTCGCTGCTGGCGGGAACCAAGTATCGCGGCGACTTCGAGCAGCGCCTGAAGGGCGTGGTCTCGGCCATCAAGAAGCGCGAGAACGCCATCCTCTTCGTGGACGAGATCCACACCATCATTGGTGCGGGCGCGACCTCGGGCGGCACGCTGGACGCCTCGAACATCCTCAAGCCCATGCTGGCCTCGGGCGAGATCCGCTGCATCGGCTCCACCACCTACGAAGAGTACAAGAACGTCTTCGAGAAGGACCGCGCCTTGTCGCGTCGCTTCCAGAAGATCGAGGTGGCCGAGCCGACCGTGGAGCAGGCCGTCGAAATCCTCAAGGGCCTCAAGCCCTACTACGAGGACCACCATGGCGTGCGCTACACCCACGGCGCGCTCAAGGCGGCGGCCGAGCTTTCGGCCCGCTACATCAACGATCGCTTCCTGCCCGACAAGGCCATCGACGTCATCGACGAGTCCGGCGCGCTGTGCAAGCTCGAACGCACGTCCTGCAAGAACAAGGTCATCTCCGTGAAAGACGTGGAGGAGGTCATCGCGCGCATGGCCCGCATCCCGCAGCGTCGCGTGAGTCACGGGGACCGGGGCAAGCTCAAGGACCTCGAGGCGGAGCTTAAAAAGCTTGTCTACGGCCAGGACAAGGCCGTGGAGATCATTTCCCGCTCCATCAAGCGCTCGCGCGCGGGGCTGGGCAACGAGTCGCGCCCCCTGGGCAGTTTTCTGCTCATGGGTCCCACTGGCGTGGGCAAGACCGAACTTGCCAAGCAGCTCGCCGCCGTGCTCGGCGTCTCCTTCCTGCGCTACGACATGAGCGAGTACATGGAAAAGCACGCCGTGGCGCGCCTCATCGGTTCGCCTCCGGGCTACGTGGGCTTCGACCAGGGCGGCCTGCTCGTGGACGACGTGCGCAAGAATCCCTACAGCGTGTTGCTCCTCGACGAGATCGAGAAGGCCCATCCAGACGTCTTCAACATCCTGCTGCAGGTCATGGACTACGCCACGCTGACCGACAACAACGGCCGCAAGGCCGACTTCCGCCACGTGGTCATTCTCATGACCTCCAACGCGGGCGCGCGCGAGATGAGCAAGGCCAGCATGGGCTTCGGCCAGGGCCGCGAGGCGGACGTGGAGAAGGGCATGAAGGAGGTCGAGCGCCTCTTCAGCCCCGAATTCCGCAACCGCCTGGACGCGGTGGTCCAGTTCGGCCCGCTCTCGCAGGAGATCATGGAGATGATCGTGGACAAGTTCATGGCCGAGGTCGCCGCCCAGATGAAGGCGCGCAAGATCGGCCTGGAACTGACGCCCAAGGCACGCGCCTGGCTGGCTCAAAAGGGCTTCGACCCGGCCTTTGGAGCGCGGCCGCTCTCGCGCGTGGTGCAGTCCGAGATCAAGGATCCCTTGGCCGACGAAATTCTTTTCGGCTCGCTCAAGGCGGGCGGCACGGCCGTCATCGACCTGGGCGAGGACGAGAAGGGCGGCGAGAAGCTCGTCATCCGGGCCGAGGGGCACGGTCCCAAGGCCCTGGCGGGAGGAGCGGCCAAGGCGCTGCCGCAGTAG
- the aat gene encoding leucyl/phenylalanyl-tRNA--protein transferase: MPVFLLGDELCFPDPALAEPDGLLAVGGDLSSERLICAYAQGIFPWYGTNTPILWWSPDPRPLIEPGQVHVSRSLRRACNRGDFEITFDTDFEAVIGGCAKTPRPLGDGTWLVWDMVEAYCRLHDEGLAHSVEAWRGGRLVGGLYGVALGRAFFGESMFYREPNASKVAFVELCRVLYAWGFEFIDCQQVTPHMQALGAVSTPRSEFRTRLRSALEHPTLKGSWTEAAPQAVACLS; this comes from the coding sequence ATGCCGGTCTTCCTTCTGGGCGACGAGTTGTGCTTTCCCGATCCCGCCCTGGCCGAGCCCGACGGGCTTTTGGCCGTGGGTGGGGATCTGAGCAGCGAACGCCTGATCTGCGCCTACGCCCAAGGCATCTTTCCCTGGTACGGCACGAACACGCCCATCCTCTGGTGGTCGCCCGATCCACGACCCCTCATCGAGCCCGGCCAGGTGCACGTCTCGCGCAGCCTGCGCCGGGCATGCAACCGGGGCGATTTCGAGATCACCTTCGATACGGACTTCGAGGCTGTCATCGGCGGCTGCGCCAAGACGCCCCGGCCTCTGGGCGACGGCACTTGGCTGGTATGGGACATGGTGGAGGCGTACTGCCGCCTGCATGACGAGGGGCTGGCGCACAGCGTGGAGGCCTGGCGAGGCGGCCGCCTGGTGGGCGGGCTCTACGGCGTCGCCCTTGGCCGGGCCTTTTTCGGCGAATCCATGTTCTACCGCGAGCCCAACGCCTCCAAGGTGGCCTTCGTGGAGTTGTGCCGCGTGCTGTACGCCTGGGGGTTCGAGTTCATCGACTGCCAGCAGGTCACGCCGCACATGCAGGCCCTGGGCGCGGTGAGCACGCCGCGCAGCGAGTTCCGCACGCGCTTGCGAAGCGCCCTGGAGCACCCCACGCTCAAGGGATCGTGGACCGAGGCCGCGCCCCAGGCTGTGGCGTGCCTCTCTTAG
- a CDS encoding glycosyltransferase family 9 protein: MTAPLPLSFAKILVCQLRQIGDVLLATPSVELLRRRYPEAEIHFFTEKKCAPMLANNPHLAKVFALDKKELSSLRKELAYYRSVAREGYDLVVDFQQLPRIRWVVAFSRARVRLSYDAPWYTRWLYTHSVPMRGGYAAMSKASVLAPLGIEWNGERPRIYLSKVERAWAAHFFQQHGIGDGHTVVTIDPTHRRATRRWPVGHWAGLIDLAAEARPDLRFVVLVGPGEEEVAAELKARVRHGGNLVVPARLLSLRELAAVIDAAALHAGNCSAPRHIAVAVDTPSLTVLGSTSDAWTFPAAEHEAVKACLDCQPCNENVCPKGTDECLTGLSPTTVAERLLERLP, from the coding sequence GTGACCGCGCCGCTGCCGCTCTCCTTCGCGAAGATCCTGGTCTGCCAGTTGCGGCAGATCGGCGACGTGCTTCTGGCCACGCCATCCGTGGAGCTTTTGCGCCGCCGCTATCCGGAGGCGGAGATTCATTTCTTCACGGAAAAGAAGTGCGCGCCCATGCTGGCGAACAATCCGCATCTCGCCAAGGTCTTCGCCCTGGACAAGAAGGAATTGTCGTCGCTGCGAAAGGAGCTGGCCTACTACCGGAGCGTGGCCCGTGAGGGCTACGATCTGGTGGTGGATTTCCAGCAGTTGCCGCGCATACGCTGGGTAGTGGCCTTTTCGCGGGCCAGGGTGCGGCTTTCCTACGACGCACCCTGGTACACCCGCTGGCTCTACACCCACAGCGTGCCCATGCGCGGCGGATACGCGGCCATGAGCAAAGCCTCGGTGCTCGCGCCGCTGGGCATCGAGTGGAACGGAGAGCGGCCGCGCATCTACCTCTCCAAGGTCGAGCGCGCCTGGGCGGCGCATTTCTTCCAGCAGCACGGCATCGGCGATGGGCACACGGTGGTCACCATCGACCCCACCCACCGCCGGGCCACTCGGCGCTGGCCCGTCGGGCACTGGGCCGGGCTCATCGACCTCGCGGCCGAGGCGCGGCCCGATCTGCGCTTCGTGGTTCTGGTGGGTCCCGGCGAGGAAGAAGTGGCGGCCGAACTGAAGGCGCGCGTGCGGCACGGCGGAAATCTCGTCGTCCCCGCGCGGCTGCTTTCGCTGCGCGAACTTGCGGCCGTGATCGACGCGGCCGCGCTGCACGCGGGCAACTGCTCGGCCCCGCGCCACATTGCCGTGGCAGTCGACACGCCCTCGCTCACGGTGCTCGGCTCCACATCCGACGCCTGGACCTTCCCCGCGGCCGAGCACGAGGCCGTGAAGGCCTGCCTGGACTGCCAGCCCTGCAACGAGAACGTCTGCCCCAAGGGCACGGACGAATGCCTGACCGGCCTTTCGCCGACGACCGTGGCCGAGAGGCTGTTGGAGCGGCTGCCCTAG